DNA from Halobaculum sp. XH14:
CCTGGGGCGTCGGTCACCTCGTCACGATCGGCGGGATCACGATCGTCCTCACCCTCCTGTACCTGCGGTGTCGCCGCCTCGGACCCGTCGTCGTCATGCACTTCCTGAGCAACTTCGTCCTGCTGATCGTCGTCCCGCGGCTCGGCTCGTTCTAGCGGCCCTGTGCCGGCCGAGGGACGGCGACGGTCACCCCACCGCGGAAACGCCCGTCCCGGTGGCAGTCAAACGGGGGTAGCGGGTTCCAGTACCGGAAAACGAGGGGAGCGACCGCCGGACGGTGGGCGGTCTCACCGCATCGCCGTCACGGAGACGTCGCCCGTCTCCGTCCGGACGGTGAGCGACGGGCCGCCGTCGCCGAGCGTCCCGGTGACGACGTGTTCGGCCCGGGTCGAATCCGAGAGCTCGAGCCCCGAGACCGACACGTCGCCCGTCTCCGTCCGCACGCTGAGTTCCGCGCCGACCGAGTCCGCGACCGCGAGGTCGACGTCGCCGGTCTCGGATTCGATCCGCGTGTCGCCGGCGAGCGCGGGCGCGTCGACGGTCAGATCGCCCGTCTCCGTTCGGACGTCGCCGAGCACGTCTGGCGATCTGATCTCGACGTCGCCGGTGCTGCTCTCGCCGGTGACGGTGCCCGAGACGCCGTCGATGGTCACGTCACCGACGTCCGTGGTCGCGTCGAGGTCGCCGGCGGCGTCCGTCACCCGGAGGTCGCCGACGTTCGTCGCCGCGCGGGCGACCGCGAGCGAGCGCGGCACCCGGACGTCCAGCGACATCGAGGGACGGCCGCCGAACAGGTCGCCGCCGCCGGACCACTCCGTCCGGAGGACGAGGCGGCCGTCGGCGCGCTCGACGGCGAGCGAGAGCTTCGAGACGTCGGCGGTCACGGAACTGGACTGCTTGACCGTGTG
Protein-coding regions in this window:
- a CDS encoding DUF4097 family beta strand repeat-containing protein produces the protein MNHDPTRRRLLAGGAAAALTSLAGCTGLTPFVGTREEETRTVALEDAESLAVVGQVGDVTLRAADRSDVRVHTVKQSSSVTADVSKLSLAVERADGRLVLRTEWSGGGDLFGGRPSMSLDVRVPRSLAVARAATNVGDLRVTDAAGDLDATTDVGDVTIDGVSGTVTGESSTGDVEIRSPDVLGDVRTETGDLTVDAPALAGDTRIESETGDVDLAVADSVGAELSVRTETGDVSVSGLELSDSTRAEHVVTGTLGDGGPSLTVRTETGDVSVTAMR